From Butyricimonas paravirosa, one genomic window encodes:
- a CDS encoding YqgE/AlgH family protein produces the protein MEKEFQDLFQIRHNDDRVEVGKVLIAEPFLEGKYFNRSVVYMVEHDPSGSVGFVLNKPLPYTTSELVKELEGVHFPVYIGGPVERNQLYYIHRRNDIPDSEEIAKGIYWGGDFKALTEMLKAGKVLEGEIRFFAGYSGWTDSQLENELKENSWMVGTIPTDTLFTIPNEGLWEQAMSSLGGRYKLWANFPEDPILN, from the coding sequence GTGGAAAAGGAATTTCAGGATCTGTTTCAGATACGTCACAATGATGACCGTGTTGAGGTGGGAAAGGTGTTGATTGCAGAACCTTTTCTGGAAGGTAAATATTTTAACCGTTCCGTGGTCTACATGGTGGAACATGATCCGAGCGGGAGCGTGGGTTTTGTATTGAATAAGCCGTTACCTTACACGACTTCCGAGTTGGTAAAAGAACTCGAAGGCGTACATTTCCCCGTGTACATTGGTGGTCCCGTGGAGCGTAATCAGTTGTATTACATCCATCGGCGAAATGACATTCCGGACTCGGAAGAGATTGCGAAGGGGATATACTGGGGTGGTGATTTTAAGGCTTTGACGGAGATGTTGAAAGCCGGAAAGGTATTGGAAGGAGAGATTCGTTTCTTTGCAGGGTATAGTGGCTGGACGGATAGCCAGTTGGAGAATGAATTGAAGGAGAATTCTTGGATGGTGGGGACGATTCCTACCGACACGCTGTTTACCATCCCGAACGAGGGATTATGGGAACAAGCCATGAGTTCTCTGGGGGGAAGATACAAGCTGTGGGCGAATTTCCCGGAAGACCCGATTCTTAATTAA
- a CDS encoding L-lactate permease gives MFEILFALLPMVILVISMGICKWPGDKSSLLTLVITVMLATFAFGIPAQEIGFTLINSTTRACITILSVIWMAVFSYNILLDSGKIEVLKDQLATISTDRSVQVLLITWGFGGLLEGMAGYGTSVAIPAAILVTLGFRPLFAVLVSLIANSEPTTFGAVGIAETVLMEETGCPLPELCKATIQQLYPFIFLIPITLAILADRRRQALLKNILLGTIVGGVSFLAQYATAVYLGPEMPAILGSICSIIIIIAWSKWNKKSDTIPTKHSPRQIYQAWSVYGLIIFFILLAIPFNFKATSLLLFAGAFIGGQIQGITTSRQFTLLGQTLVQIRSTIIMVIALVSISALMEISGMVQLLANTLTSISGKYYAFWSPLVGEIGTFITGSGTSANILFGKLQAGIAANMDIAPSWLAAANTTGTTAGKIISPQSIAIAASACQLQGQEGEILKRAFPYALVYGVLLGIIVFIG, from the coding sequence ATGTTCGAAATCTTGTTTGCCTTACTGCCAATGGTTATACTGGTCATATCCATGGGGATATGCAAGTGGCCCGGAGATAAGAGTAGTCTGCTTACCCTTGTTATTACCGTTATGTTGGCCACTTTCGCCTTTGGTATACCCGCGCAAGAGATCGGTTTCACTTTAATAAACAGTACCACACGTGCTTGTATCACCATTCTTTCCGTTATCTGGATGGCCGTGTTTAGCTATAATATTCTACTGGATTCCGGCAAGATTGAAGTGTTAAAAGACCAACTGGCAACGATTTCCACGGACAGGAGTGTACAGGTATTACTGATCACGTGGGGGTTCGGGGGGCTACTGGAAGGAATGGCCGGCTACGGGACCTCGGTCGCCATCCCGGCAGCCATACTCGTAACGCTGGGATTTCGCCCGTTGTTCGCCGTACTCGTGAGCCTCATCGCCAACAGTGAACCCACAACCTTCGGGGCCGTCGGTATCGCGGAAACCGTTCTCATGGAAGAGACCGGCTGCCCGTTACCTGAATTGTGTAAGGCTACCATTCAACAATTATATCCTTTTATATTCTTGATCCCGATAACTTTGGCTATATTGGCCGACAGACGCCGCCAAGCTTTACTCAAGAACATCTTGCTCGGTACGATTGTCGGGGGCGTATCCTTCCTAGCACAATACGCCACGGCCGTATATCTCGGTCCGGAGATGCCAGCCATTCTAGGCAGTATTTGTTCCATCATTATTATTATCGCATGGAGTAAATGGAACAAAAAAAGTGACACAATTCCCACGAAACACTCGCCCCGGCAAATATACCAAGCGTGGAGTGTCTACGGCCTTATCATTTTCTTTATATTACTAGCTATTCCCTTCAATTTCAAGGCAACGAGTTTATTGCTTTTTGCCGGAGCTTTTATCGGGGGACAAATACAGGGTATAACGACAAGCAGACAATTCACGTTACTAGGCCAAACTCTCGTACAAATCCGCAGTACCATTATTATGGTTATCGCCTTGGTCAGTATATCCGCACTCATGGAAATATCCGGCATGGTGCAATTACTGGCCAACACACTCACTTCCATCTCCGGGAAGTATTACGCTTTCTGGTCCCCTCTGGTCGGGGAAATAGGAACATTTATCACGGGTAGTGGTACTTCGGCAAACATTCTTTTCGGGAAGTTGCAAGCAGGAATCGCCGCAAACATGGACATCGCTCCTTCTTGGCTTGCCGCCGCCAACACCACAGGCACTACTGCCGGGAAAATTATCTCACCCCAGAGTATTGCCATTGCCGCCTCCGCATGTCAATTACAAGGCCAAGAAGGGGAAATCTTGAAACGAGCTTTTCCCTATGCACTGGTGTATGGAGTATTATTAGGAATTATAGTCTTTATAGGGTAA
- a CDS encoding alanine dehydrogenase, which produces MDNSGKLLGAQINREWFLYQEKEVFGEYRQKRLTIGLPNETERRENRVCLTPEAVAMMVDMGHTIMIQRGAGEAAHYHDREYADAGAQMLDTCEEVYTADIILKPTPVMQADVEMMHDRQVILSPIELFELRKEAVVEMMQKKVTAVGFDILKDENGVYPVVQMMSEISGSSAIMIASEYLSNSREGKGILLGGVTGITPAEVVILGAGTLGEYAARTALALGAEVKVFDHSLERLRRINHCLGQRVYTSVFHKPVLERALLSADVLIGALRFFDDDFGITVSEEQVRLMKQGAVIVDMSIEHGGCIETSGPTTHENPTYVYNGVIHYCVPNVPSRVARTASIAYSNLFTPLFDKISRAGGFNTAIKNDAGLRHGVYVYNGVLTKRVIADRYGLVSRDIDLLMAAF; this is translated from the coding sequence ATGGATAACTCGGGTAAATTATTGGGAGCCCAAATTAATCGGGAGTGGTTTCTATATCAGGAAAAAGAGGTATTCGGGGAATACCGGCAGAAGCGATTGACAATCGGTTTACCGAACGAGACCGAGCGACGGGAAAACCGGGTGTGTTTAACCCCGGAGGCCGTGGCCATGATGGTTGATATGGGGCATACGATAATGATACAACGAGGAGCTGGAGAGGCAGCACATTACCATGACCGGGAGTACGCCGATGCGGGAGCCCAGATGTTGGATACCTGCGAGGAAGTGTACACGGCGGATATTATACTGAAACCGACTCCGGTGATGCAGGCAGACGTGGAGATGATGCATGATCGGCAGGTTATACTGTCACCGATCGAGCTTTTCGAGTTACGAAAAGAGGCTGTCGTGGAGATGATGCAGAAGAAAGTGACGGCTGTCGGGTTCGATATTCTGAAAGACGAGAACGGGGTTTATCCCGTGGTGCAGATGATGAGTGAGATTTCTGGAAGTTCGGCAATCATGATTGCCAGCGAGTACTTGAGCAATTCTCGGGAAGGGAAAGGTATCTTGCTGGGAGGGGTGACGGGAATCACTCCAGCCGAGGTGGTTATCTTGGGAGCCGGAACTTTGGGGGAATATGCGGCTCGCACGGCGTTGGCTTTGGGGGCTGAGGTGAAAGTGTTCGATCATTCGCTGGAGCGTCTACGCCGGATAAATCATTGTCTGGGACAACGGGTATATACTTCTGTTTTTCATAAGCCGGTTTTGGAACGGGCGTTGTTGTCTGCCGACGTGCTGATCGGGGCTTTGCGTTTCTTCGATGATGATTTCGGGATTACCGTGTCCGAAGAACAGGTAAGGTTGATGAAACAGGGGGCGGTGATCGTGGATATGTCCATTGAACATGGTGGATGTATTGAAACATCAGGGCCAACGACTCATGAGAACCCGACGTATGTATATAACGGGGTAATCCACTATTGTGTCCCGAATGTCCCGTCGAGAGTGGCTCGTACGGCATCTATCGCTTATAGTAATTTATTCACTCCTTTATTTGATAAGATTTCCCGGGCGGGAGGCTTTAATACTGCCATAAAAAATGATGCGGGATTACGGCATGGCGTGTATGTTTATAATGGCGTGTTGACGAAACGGGTGATTGCCGATCGCTATGGATTGGTTTCCAGGGATATTGATTTATTGATGGCTGCTTTCTAA
- a CDS encoding bifunctional nuclease family protein, with translation MDRIKLKVFGLSYQSMSQTGAYALILAEENDAFRIPIIIGIAEAQSIAIQMEHLHSQRPLTHDLMKSLADSLGVVLEEVYIYRWESGIFYSELRFRNGEELLKIDSRTSDAVALALRYNCPIYIAASVIAKTAIPISDLAAGEFSGQKPVEPEKSETTEYNFTIEELTRLLDEAVKNEDYESASRFRDMLKARKEE, from the coding sequence ATGGACAGGATTAAGTTAAAAGTTTTCGGGTTATCCTATCAGAGTATGTCACAAACCGGAGCGTACGCGCTGATTCTGGCGGAAGAGAACGATGCCTTCCGTATCCCCATCATTATCGGGATTGCGGAGGCTCAATCCATTGCCATACAGATGGAACACCTGCACTCGCAGCGTCCCTTGACGCACGATTTGATGAAGAGTCTGGCGGATAGTCTGGGAGTGGTTCTGGAAGAGGTTTATATATATCGTTGGGAATCCGGCATCTTTTACTCAGAACTGCGTTTCAGGAATGGCGAGGAACTGCTGAAGATTGATTCGCGTACTTCTGATGCCGTCGCCCTTGCCTTGCGCTATAATTGTCCGATTTACATTGCGGCCAGCGTGATTGCCAAGACAGCCATCCCGATCTCCGATCTTGCTGCGGGAGAATTTAGTGGGCAAAAGCCTGTTGAACCGGAGAAATCCGAAACAACCGAGTATAATTTCACGATAGAAGAATTAACCCGTTTACTGGATGAGGCCGTGAAGAACGAGGATTACGAGAGTGCCTCTCGCTTCAGGGACATGCTGAAAGCCAGGAAGGAGGAATAA
- a CDS encoding D-glycero-alpha-D-manno-heptose-1,7-bisphosphate 7-phosphatase — translation MNKAIFLDRDGTINSDEGHYYIYKVEDFVFNPGVIDGIRRLNEAGYLIIVVTNQGGVAKGEYTIEDVDNLHVHMCKELEKHGAHVDKIYYCPHHSSIAPCKCRKPSPYMIEQAIREFDIDKSASWLIGDGSRDIEAAEAAGIRGIKIPKNSDLTPVIDSILKQ, via the coding sequence ATGAACAAGGCTATATTTCTGGATCGGGACGGGACCATTAATTCTGATGAAGGTCATTATTACATATATAAGGTTGAAGACTTCGTTTTCAATCCCGGTGTTATCGACGGAATTCGTCGACTGAACGAGGCGGGTTATTTGATTATCGTGGTTACCAATCAAGGCGGGGTCGCTAAAGGGGAGTACACGATCGAAGACGTGGACAACCTTCACGTTCATATGTGCAAAGAACTGGAAAAACACGGGGCGCACGTGGATAAAATATACTACTGCCCTCATCACAGCAGCATTGCCCCCTGTAAGTGCCGCAAACCATCGCCTTACATGATCGAACAGGCTATCCGGGAGTTTGACATCGACAAATCTGCCTCGTGGTTAATCGGGGACGGTTCACGGGACATCGAGGCGGCGGAGGCTGCCGGAATCCGGGGAATTAAAATACCTAAAAACAGTGACTTAACCCCGGTTATAGACTCCATTCTCAAGCAATAA
- the holA gene encoding DNA polymerase III subunit delta: MKYEEIVADLKAGKYAPIYFLSGEESYFLDDIATRIEKNALTEDEKAFNQTILYGNDVSMTTVTDTARRFPMMSQRQVVIVKEAQNIRDFENLLPYIDHLQPTTILVFLYKNKKPDKRKGVFKKLSSSSHCIYFESAKLYDNKIPDWIISYCKDKKYMISLKAAGILAESLGNDLSKVANELDKLMLLLPGGGEIKENLVEEHTGISKEFNTFELTAAIIQMDHLKANRIVNYFEANPKNNPLVLTISMLFRYFLNLLTYHYQKKSTPNQQEMARLLGINPYFLKDYTEGAKRYNAMKCANIISWLREYDLKSKGVGNANISDGELLKELIFKIMH, encoded by the coding sequence ATGAAATACGAAGAGATAGTTGCAGATTTAAAAGCAGGGAAATATGCCCCGATTTACTTTCTATCGGGAGAAGAGTCCTATTTTTTGGACGATATAGCGACACGCATCGAGAAAAACGCCCTCACGGAGGACGAGAAGGCGTTTAACCAAACGATATTGTACGGGAACGATGTCTCCATGACCACCGTGACCGACACGGCCCGCCGCTTTCCCATGATGTCACAACGTCAGGTTGTCATAGTCAAGGAGGCCCAGAATATCCGGGATTTCGAGAATTTACTGCCTTATATTGATCATCTTCAACCGACAACGATCCTCGTGTTTCTCTATAAAAACAAGAAACCGGATAAACGTAAAGGAGTTTTCAAAAAATTAAGCAGTTCTTCGCATTGCATCTATTTCGAGTCGGCCAAACTTTACGACAACAAGATCCCGGACTGGATTATCTCGTACTGCAAAGACAAGAAATACATGATTTCTCTGAAAGCCGCGGGTATTCTCGCAGAAAGTCTGGGGAACGATTTGAGCAAGGTGGCCAACGAACTGGACAAGCTCATGCTCCTACTTCCCGGTGGCGGTGAAATCAAGGAGAATCTGGTGGAAGAACACACGGGGATTAGCAAGGAATTCAACACGTTCGAACTCACGGCGGCCATCATACAGATGGATCACCTGAAAGCAAACCGTATCGTGAATTATTTCGAGGCTAATCCCAAGAACAACCCTCTGGTTCTCACGATCAGTATGTTGTTCCGGTACTTTCTGAACCTGCTGACGTACCACTACCAGAAGAAAAGTACCCCAAACCAGCAAGAAATGGCCCGGTTACTGGGTATCAATCCCTATTTTCTGAAAGATTACACGGAAGGAGCGAAACGATATAACGCCATGAAATGTGCCAATATTATCTCTTGGTTACGGGAGTACGACCTCAAATCAAAAGGTGTCGGTAACGCTAACATTTCTGACGGCGAGCTTTTGAAGGAGTTAATATTTAAGATAATGCATTGA
- a CDS encoding DUF4294 domain-containing protein produces MCKIFIISLLSLFINSFATAQSVVPSVIMGSDTVPHVLLHEVDVVARLKNPRKYARQQQRNQRMVYNVRKVFPYAKIAAAKINEIENKLAQTDSEAKRKQIIKKEYKELMHTFKQPLMKLTVTQGKILVRLIYRETNNTSFNHIKEYKGTVNAYFWQSLALLFGNNLKADYEPNGRDREIEQIVRSIEKGGPSHITRR; encoded by the coding sequence ATGTGCAAAATATTTATCATATCACTCCTATCTTTATTTATTAACAGCTTTGCAACAGCGCAGAGTGTTGTCCCGTCCGTGATTATGGGCAGTGATACCGTACCCCATGTTCTTCTCCATGAAGTAGATGTCGTCGCCCGATTGAAGAATCCCCGGAAATACGCTCGCCAGCAACAACGGAATCAAAGGATGGTTTATAACGTGAGAAAGGTGTTCCCGTACGCGAAAATAGCTGCCGCCAAGATCAACGAGATTGAAAATAAACTAGCGCAAACGGATTCCGAGGCAAAACGGAAGCAGATTATCAAGAAAGAGTACAAGGAACTCATGCACACGTTCAAGCAACCGTTGATGAAACTGACCGTCACGCAAGGGAAGATTCTCGTTCGCCTGATCTACCGGGAGACAAACAACACGTCGTTCAATCACATCAAGGAGTACAAGGGTACGGTAAATGCCTATTTTTGGCAATCGCTGGCCTTGTTGTTCGGGAATAACCTAAAAGCCGATTACGAACCGAACGGGCGGGACCGGGAAATCGAGCAGATCGTGCGCTCGATCGAAAAAGGAGGCCCTTCTCACATCACCCGGCGATAA
- a CDS encoding L-serine ammonia-lyase produces MKSIREIFRIGYGPSSSHTMGPGRAAYYFKEKNPDAERYRVTLYGSLALTGVGHGTDVAIQKMIDRPDDTEIIWESTKSLPHHPNGMLFEALRNGEVVDRWEVYSIGGGALWDELGTFKEEDVYPDTKMTDILDWCKAEGRSFVEYVELHEGPEIFDYLEEVWKVMVTSIHNGLENEGVLPGNLRLARKACSYHVRAQQSAGTLRHMGMVFAAALAVAEENAAGGKIVTAPTCGSAGVVPSVLFFLKHDQEISDKRIIKGLATAGLIGNIVKTNGSISGAEVGCQGELGTACAMAAGAAAQILGGSPMQIEYAAEMGFEHNLGLTCDPVGGYVQIPCIERNAFISQKARECAIYSLFSDGRHKVSFDDVVETMMQTGCDMQAKYRETSLGGLARIYRAPLKKS; encoded by the coding sequence GTGAAATCAATCAGAGAAATATTTAGAATTGGGTACGGGCCTTCTTCCAGTCACACGATGGGACCGGGACGGGCGGCGTATTATTTCAAGGAAAAGAATCCGGATGCCGAGCGCTATCGGGTGACCTTGTACGGGAGTCTGGCATTGACGGGAGTGGGGCACGGAACGGATGTTGCCATCCAGAAGATGATCGATCGGCCGGACGACACGGAAATTATATGGGAGTCTACGAAATCTCTGCCCCATCATCCGAATGGGATGTTGTTCGAGGCTTTAAGAAACGGGGAAGTCGTGGATCGTTGGGAGGTATACAGTATCGGTGGTGGTGCTTTATGGGATGAACTGGGAACCTTCAAGGAGGAAGATGTCTATCCCGACACGAAAATGACGGATATACTGGACTGGTGCAAGGCCGAGGGGCGCTCTTTCGTGGAGTACGTGGAACTGCACGAGGGACCGGAAATCTTCGACTATCTCGAAGAGGTTTGGAAAGTGATGGTTACAAGTATTCATAACGGCTTGGAAAACGAGGGTGTGTTACCCGGTAACCTGCGGTTGGCACGCAAGGCTTGTTCCTACCACGTGCGAGCCCAGCAATCGGCAGGTACCCTACGCCACATGGGAATGGTATTTGCTGCCGCTTTGGCAGTTGCCGAAGAGAATGCGGCAGGAGGTAAGATCGTGACAGCTCCCACGTGCGGGTCGGCCGGGGTCGTTCCTTCCGTGTTGTTCTTTTTGAAACACGATCAGGAGATTAGTGATAAACGAATTATAAAAGGTCTGGCCACGGCCGGGTTGATTGGTAACATCGTGAAAACCAACGGTTCCATTTCCGGTGCCGAGGTAGGATGCCAGGGAGAGCTGGGAACGGCTTGCGCTATGGCAGCCGGTGCGGCGGCCCAGATTCTGGGAGGTTCCCCGATGCAGATCGAGTACGCCGCGGAAATGGGATTCGAGCATAACTTAGGTTTGACGTGCGATCCCGTGGGTGGTTACGTGCAAATTCCCTGCATCGAACGGAATGCCTTTATTTCGCAGAAAGCGCGGGAGTGCGCGATCTATTCTTTGTTCTCGGATGGCCGGCACAAGGTGTCTTTTGACGACGTGGTGGAGACCATGATGCAGACGGGGTGCGACATGCAGGCCAAGTATCGCGAGACAAGTCTCGGTGGTCTGGCCCGTATATACAGGGCTCCGTTGAAAAAATCGTAG
- a CDS encoding flotillin family protein, translating into MEGSLYLIVAIVAVLFVTFAAILSRYKRCPSDKILVVYGRTGKNATGGVSSARCIHGGAAFIWPVFQSFSFLDLTPISIECNLTNALSKQNIRVDVPCRFTVGISTEPDSMTNAAERLLGQRQENIQDLAKDILFGQLRLVIATMDIEEINSDRDKFLANVSANVEAELRKIGLKLINVNVTDLRDESGYIEALGKEAAAKAINDAKKSVAEQNRFGEIGKAEADRDKDIRIAETVRDTRIRTAEANATAVEGENNAKILIADSDAIRREREAEAARKAIAAEKVQAAKALEEAYMAEKEAEIARAEREKATQAANIVVPAQIDKEKAIIDAEAEAERLRRLAKGEADAIFAKMDAEARGLYEVLTKQAEGYAQIVKAAAGDPDKAVMMLITDKLPELVRTQVEAVKNIKIDKVTVWDGNNAGNGNTSTANFISGMMKSVPPLNDLFNMAGLNLPTFLKGAATEEKTTDAGQQDEIVEEVEK; encoded by the coding sequence ATGGAAGGTAGTTTGTATTTGATTGTCGCCATCGTGGCGGTGTTATTTGTTACGTTTGCGGCTATATTGTCCCGTTATAAACGTTGTCCGTCAGACAAGATTCTTGTCGTGTACGGGCGGACCGGTAAGAATGCGACCGGGGGAGTGAGTTCCGCACGTTGTATTCATGGAGGGGCGGCTTTTATCTGGCCGGTGTTCCAGAGTTTTTCATTTCTGGACTTGACTCCGATCTCTATCGAGTGTAATTTGACGAACGCTTTAAGTAAACAGAATATACGGGTAGATGTGCCTTGTCGTTTTACGGTGGGTATTTCTACCGAACCGGATAGCATGACGAATGCGGCAGAGCGTTTGTTGGGGCAACGGCAGGAAAATATTCAGGATTTGGCCAAGGATATTCTTTTCGGGCAGTTACGTTTGGTGATTGCCACGATGGATATTGAGGAAATCAATTCCGACCGGGATAAATTCTTGGCTAACGTGAGTGCTAACGTGGAGGCCGAGTTACGGAAGATCGGTTTGAAACTGATCAACGTGAACGTGACCGACTTGCGGGATGAGTCCGGGTATATCGAGGCTTTGGGAAAAGAAGCAGCAGCGAAAGCGATCAATGATGCCAAGAAGAGCGTGGCCGAGCAGAATCGATTTGGAGAGATCGGTAAAGCCGAGGCAGATCGGGATAAAGATATTCGTATTGCGGAAACCGTGCGGGACACTCGTATCCGGACGGCCGAGGCTAATGCAACCGCGGTGGAGGGAGAAAACAATGCCAAGATTTTAATTGCCGATTCGGATGCCATCCGTCGGGAGAGAGAGGCCGAGGCTGCCCGTAAAGCTATCGCGGCAGAGAAAGTGCAGGCTGCAAAGGCTTTGGAAGAGGCGTACATGGCAGAGAAAGAGGCCGAGATTGCTCGTGCCGAAAGAGAAAAAGCCACACAAGCGGCTAATATCGTGGTTCCCGCACAGATTGACAAAGAGAAAGCGATTATAGATGCTGAGGCCGAGGCGGAACGTTTGCGCCGGTTGGCGAAAGGAGAGGCTGATGCCATTTTTGCCAAGATGGATGCCGAGGCACGAGGTTTATACGAGGTGCTGACAAAACAGGCGGAAGGATATGCCCAAATCGTGAAAGCCGCCGCCGGAGATCCCGACAAGGCGGTGATGATGTTGATTACCGATAAGTTGCCGGAGCTGGTGAGAACACAAGTGGAGGCTGTTAAGAATATCAAGATCGATAAGGTTACCGTTTGGGATGGCAATAATGCCGGGAACGGGAATACCTCCACGGCGAACTTCATCTCGGGGATGATGAAATCAGTTCCCCCGTTGAATGATTTGTTTAACATGGCCGGGCTGAATCTACCGACTTTCCTGAAAGGTGCCGCCACGGAAGAGAAAACCACGGATGCCGGACAACAGGATGAGATCGTTGAAGAAGTTGAGAAGTAG
- a CDS encoding BlaI/MecI/CopY family transcriptional regulator, with amino-acid sequence MKGLTSKEEEIMGFFWEKGPLFVKQMLAFYEDPKPHFNTLSTIVRGLEEKGYLAHEVYGNTYQYYAIISEEEFRKGTLKNVISKYFNNSYLSAVSSLVQEEDISLEELKQLISEVEKAHDK; translated from the coding sequence ATGAAAGGATTAACTAGCAAAGAAGAAGAAATCATGGGCTTTTTCTGGGAGAAAGGCCCTCTATTCGTGAAACAGATGCTTGCATTTTACGAAGACCCGAAACCGCATTTCAACACGTTATCCACCATCGTGCGCGGGCTGGAAGAAAAAGGTTATCTCGCTCACGAAGTTTACGGGAACACCTATCAATATTACGCAATCATTAGTGAGGAAGAGTTCCGCAAAGGCACCTTGAAGAACGTGATCAGCAAATACTTCAACAACTCGTACCTCAGTGCCGTATCTTCACTCGTGCAGGAAGAGGACATTTCATTGGAAGAATTGAAACAACTCATTTCCGAAGTAGAAAAAGCACACGATAAATAA
- a CDS encoding NfeD family protein has protein sequence MEEWWSSLGLFMQSVWCITLFASLVFVIQTIMTFIGMDTDGGMDVDVSADTATDGDSGPFQLFTFRNFINFLLGFGWSIISFEKAIENQFVLILVSAVIGVLLVMAVMAIFRFMSRMEQSGTINMANAVGCKGNVYLKIPGEKRGEGKVQISIQGAIREFDALTAGEELETGAPIRVVEVINDNTLLVERF, from the coding sequence ATGGAAGAATGGTGGAGTTCTCTGGGGTTATTTATGCAATCGGTGTGGTGCATCACGCTATTTGCCAGTTTGGTATTTGTTATCCAGACAATCATGACTTTTATCGGGATGGATACGGATGGGGGGATGGATGTTGACGTGAGTGCGGATACAGCGACTGACGGGGATAGCGGTCCTTTCCAGTTATTTACTTTCCGTAATTTCATCAATTTCCTACTGGGGTTCGGTTGGTCGATCATCTCTTTTGAAAAAGCGATAGAAAACCAGTTCGTGTTGATTCTCGTGTCGGCCGTGATCGGTGTGTTGCTAGTGATGGCCGTGATGGCTATTTTCAGATTCATGAGCCGCATGGAACAAAGCGGGACGATCAACATGGCAAATGCCGTGGGGTGCAAAGGGAACGTGTACCTGAAGATTCCGGGAGAAAAACGGGGAGAGGGGAAAGTACAAATCTCGATACAGGGAGCCATCCGGGAATTTGATGCCCTGACAGCAGGCGAGGAATTGGAGACGGGAGCCCCGATTCGGGTCGTGGAAGTGATAAACGACAACACCTTACTGGTGGAGCGTTTTTAA
- the tsaE gene encoding tRNA (adenosine(37)-N6)-threonylcarbamoyltransferase complex ATPase subunit type 1 TsaE: protein MRWIIDGVDDLNRVAKEFLERTGNNTIYALYGPMGVGKTTFVKAVAGCLGIEDDVNSPTFAIVNEYLTATGDSVFHFDFYRVKNIEEAMDFGYEEYFYSGNRCFIEWPEMVEPLLPENTLICKFSELADGRRELVIEEKL from the coding sequence ATGCGCTGGATAATTGACGGTGTTGATGATTTGAATCGGGTAGCAAAAGAGTTTTTGGAAAGGACCGGAAATAACACAATATATGCCTTGTACGGGCCGATGGGAGTGGGAAAGACCACTTTCGTGAAAGCGGTAGCCGGGTGTTTGGGGATAGAGGATGATGTGAATTCCCCGACGTTCGCTATCGTAAATGAGTATCTGACGGCCACGGGCGACTCGGTTTTTCATTTCGATTTCTATCGGGTGAAGAATATTGAGGAGGCCATGGACTTCGGTTACGAGGAATATTTTTATAGCGGGAATCGTTGTTTTATCGAGTGGCCGGAGATGGTGGAGCCTCTGTTACCGGAAAACACGTTGATATGCAAGTTTTCCGAACTGGCAGATGGCCGGAGAGAATTGGTGATTGAAGAAAAACTTTAA